A portion of the Achromobacter sp. MFA1 R4 genome contains these proteins:
- the glnE gene encoding bifunctional [glutamate--ammonia ligase]-adenylyl-L-tyrosine phosphorylase/[glutamate--ammonia-ligase] adenylyltransferase: protein MSNPSPLAPALAWSGHLRRRLDAHPDLAAWLAEAVKQPVTPALMAQWQAELAGPAAASDTLPVDVCRMVLRKLRERVFSVLIVRDLAGQAALEEVVGAMTTLADMAVAAAYRSVAAELAAVHGVPRDPATGKPQEMLIVGMGKLGGCELNVSSDIDLIMLYGEEGETDGPRRISHHEFYGRLTRRMMPVLSEVDANGQVFRTDLRLRPDGDAGPLAWSLDALEHYLIGQGREWERYAWLKARLMPAQAFEGSDSAAQASQLESLRVPFVYRKYFDFDALAALRALRERIRQDWQRRASARNGIDSANNIKLGDGGIREIEFVVQLAQLIRGGRMPALQKRGLLEALHAECVAGLVPEDDARRLEDAYRFLRRTEHALQYREDEQTHLLPGDPAQRAALAAALGFAPDDFESTLAAHRDFVSQTFRNVFRMVGMGEEDAAPAPAGSDAPSGQDEPDSESELSDQIRQAFGDDADDLLRRAQTLSGSHRVRSLPESSRRRMEILLPAALRAALQTPAPRDAAVRLFDLIEKIAQRSAYLALLAEYPDTLARVARMVAASPWAAQYLTQHPLLLDSLIDWRTLFEALDFNQIARQLTADLDACRLPDGSPDIERQMNLMRDVQRQASFQLLAQDLEGELTVEKLADQLSALADLLLAETIRRAWPLVNKVEGAEPHFAVIAYGKLGGKELGYASDLDLVFLFDDPREDAAEVYAKLGRRMTSWLSTMTSSGRLYEIDLRLRPDGDAGLLAVSLEAFEQYQHKHAWAWEHQALTRARFAAGDASVGARFEKIREDILVLPRDTAALRDEVLAMREKINAGHPNTTDRFDLKHDRGGMVDVEFVTQYLVLCHAGTHPVLVRNLGNIALLRLAGEAGLIPPELAARSGDAYRTLRRVQHQLRLQGVEKARVAPEQLQAERAAVRELWTTVLS from the coding sequence ATGTCGAATCCATCCCCCCTCGCCCCCGCCCTCGCCTGGTCCGGCCATCTGCGCCGCCGGCTCGACGCCCATCCGGACCTGGCCGCCTGGCTGGCCGAAGCCGTGAAGCAACCCGTCACGCCGGCCCTGATGGCGCAATGGCAGGCCGAACTCGCCGGCCCCGCCGCCGCGTCCGACACCCTGCCGGTGGACGTGTGCCGCATGGTGTTGCGCAAGCTGCGCGAACGCGTTTTCAGCGTGCTCATCGTGCGCGACCTGGCCGGTCAGGCCGCGCTTGAGGAAGTGGTCGGCGCCATGACCACGCTGGCGGACATGGCGGTGGCAGCCGCGTACCGCAGCGTGGCGGCGGAGCTGGCGGCGGTGCACGGCGTCCCGCGCGATCCCGCCACCGGCAAGCCGCAGGAAATGCTGATCGTGGGCATGGGCAAGCTGGGCGGCTGCGAATTGAATGTGTCGTCCGACATCGACCTCATCATGCTCTATGGCGAGGAAGGCGAAACCGACGGCCCCCGCCGCATCAGCCACCACGAGTTCTACGGGCGCCTGACGCGCCGCATGATGCCGGTGCTGTCCGAGGTGGACGCCAACGGCCAGGTGTTCCGCACCGACCTGCGCCTGCGCCCCGATGGCGATGCCGGCCCGCTGGCCTGGAGCCTCGATGCGCTGGAGCATTACCTGATCGGCCAGGGGCGCGAATGGGAACGCTACGCCTGGCTGAAAGCCCGGCTGATGCCCGCGCAGGCCTTTGAGGGCAGCGACAGCGCGGCCCAGGCCTCGCAACTGGAAAGCCTGCGCGTGCCCTTCGTCTATCGCAAGTACTTTGATTTCGACGCGCTGGCCGCCCTGCGCGCGCTGCGCGAGCGCATCCGCCAGGACTGGCAGCGCCGCGCGTCGGCGCGCAATGGCATCGACAGCGCCAACAACATCAAGCTGGGCGACGGCGGCATCCGCGAGATCGAATTCGTGGTGCAACTGGCGCAGCTCATCCGCGGCGGGCGCATGCCCGCCCTGCAAAAGCGCGGCCTGCTGGAGGCGCTGCACGCCGAATGCGTGGCCGGCCTGGTGCCCGAGGACGACGCCCGGCGCCTGGAAGACGCCTATCGTTTCCTGCGGCGCACCGAGCACGCGCTGCAATACCGGGAAGACGAGCAGACCCACCTGCTGCCCGGCGACCCAGCCCAGCGCGCCGCCCTGGCCGCGGCGCTGGGTTTCGCCCCCGACGACTTCGAAAGCACGCTGGCCGCGCACCGGGATTTCGTGTCGCAGACCTTTCGCAACGTGTTCCGCATGGTGGGCATGGGCGAGGAGGACGCCGCGCCGGCCCCCGCGGGCAGCGACGCGCCGTCCGGCCAGGACGAACCCGACAGCGAAAGCGAACTGAGCGACCAGATCCGCCAGGCTTTCGGCGACGACGCGGACGACCTGCTGCGCCGGGCCCAGACGCTGTCCGGCAGCCACCGCGTGCGCAGCCTGCCCGAAAGCAGCCGCCGCCGCATGGAGATCCTGCTGCCGGCCGCCCTGCGCGCCGCCCTGCAGACGCCGGCCCCGCGCGACGCCGCGGTCCGCCTCTTCGACCTGATCGAGAAGATCGCGCAGCGCAGCGCCTATCTGGCGCTGCTTGCCGAGTATCCGGACACGCTGGCCCGCGTGGCGCGGATGGTGGCCGCCAGCCCCTGGGCCGCGCAGTACCTGACGCAGCATCCGCTGCTGCTCGACAGCCTGATCGACTGGCGCACTCTCTTCGAAGCGCTGGACTTCAACCAGATCGCCCGCCAACTGACGGCGGACCTGGATGCGTGCCGCCTGCCGGACGGCAGCCCGGACATCGAGCGCCAGATGAATCTGATGCGCGACGTGCAGCGCCAGGCCAGCTTCCAGCTCCTGGCGCAGGACCTGGAAGGCGAACTGACGGTCGAAAAGCTGGCGGACCAGTTGTCGGCGCTGGCCGACCTGCTTCTGGCCGAAACCATCCGCCGCGCCTGGCCGCTCGTGAACAAGGTCGAGGGCGCCGAACCGCACTTTGCCGTCATCGCCTATGGCAAGCTGGGCGGCAAGGAATTGGGCTACGCGTCGGACCTGGATCTGGTCTTCCTGTTCGACGACCCGCGCGAGGACGCTGCCGAGGTCTATGCCAAGCTGGGCCGGCGCATGACGTCCTGGCTGTCGACCATGACCTCGTCGGGCCGGCTCTATGAGATTGACCTGCGCCTGCGGCCCGACGGCGACGCGGGACTGCTCGCGGTGTCGCTCGAGGCCTTCGAGCAATACCAGCACAAGCACGCCTGGGCCTGGGAACACCAGGCGCTCACCCGGGCGCGCTTTGCCGCCGGCGACGCCAGCGTGGGCGCCCGCTTCGAGAAAATCCGCGAGGACATCCTGGTGCTGCCGCGCGATACGGCGGCGCTGCGCGACGAGGTCTTGGCGATGCGCGAAAAAATCAACGCCGGCCATCCGAACACCACCGACCGATTCGACCTGAAACACGACCGCGGCGGGATGGTCGACGTGGAGTTCGTCACGCAGTATCTGGTGCTGTGCCACGCCGGCACGCATCCGGTGCTGGTGCGCAACCTCGGCAACATCGCGCTGCTGCGGCTGGCCGGCGAAGCTGGCCTGATCCCGCCGGAACTGGCGGCGCGCTCGGGGGACGCCTACCGCACCCTGCGGCGCGTCCAGCATCAGTTGCGCCTGCAGGGCGTGGAAAAGGCGCGCGTCGCGCCCGAGCAGTTGCAGGCCGAGCGGGCTGCGGTGCGCGAACTCTGGACCACGGTGCTGAGCTGA
- the parE gene encoding DNA topoisomerase IV subunit B translates to MATPRYNEASIRVLKGLEPVRQRPGMYTRTENPLHVVQEVIDNAADEALAGYGKQIQVTLHADGSVSVEDDGRGIPVGLHPEENAPVVELVFTRLHAGGKFDKAGGGAYAFSGGLHGVGVSVTNALATRLEVVVWRDNAVNRLVFKGGDVAEPLAPYDQGGRKKSGTRVRVWPDAKYFDSPNIPLGELTHLLRSKAVLLPGVKVTLVNEKTGDTKTWQYQDGLRGYLAEALAGAELMVPFFEGEQYAGADHENFAEGEGAQWVVAWTEDGNAVRESYVNLIPTPAGGTHESGLREGLFGAVKGFAELHSLLPKGVKLLPEDVFARASFVLSAKVLDPQFQGQIKERLNSRDAVRLVGGFSKSALDLWLHSNVEYGKKLAELAIRQAQARQRSAQKVEKRKSSGVAVLPGKLTDCESSDATRTEVFLVEGDSAGGSAKMGRDKEFQAILPLRGKVLNSWEVDRDRLFANNEIHDISVAIGVDPHGPGDTPDLSGLRYGRICILSDADVDGSHIQVLLLTLFYKHFPKLVEAGNVYVAKPPLFRLDVPAQGKRPARKIYCLDEGELEAAQDKLRKEGVREGAWSVSRFKGLGEMNPEQLWETTMNPDTRRLLPVGYGDQTPDDTTRMFDMLMGKGESSQRRAWIEEKGNLAELDI, encoded by the coding sequence TTGGCCACTCCACGTTACAACGAGGCGTCCATCCGCGTCCTGAAGGGGCTGGAGCCCGTGCGCCAGCGCCCGGGCATGTACACCCGCACCGAAAACCCCCTGCACGTCGTGCAGGAGGTCATAGACAACGCCGCAGACGAGGCCCTGGCCGGCTACGGCAAACAGATCCAGGTCACGCTGCACGCCGATGGCAGCGTGTCCGTCGAGGACGATGGGCGCGGCATCCCCGTCGGCCTGCATCCCGAAGAGAACGCGCCCGTCGTCGAACTGGTCTTCACGCGCCTGCACGCGGGCGGCAAGTTCGACAAGGCCGGCGGCGGCGCCTACGCCTTCTCCGGCGGCCTGCACGGCGTGGGCGTGTCCGTCACGAACGCGCTGGCCACCCGTCTGGAAGTCGTCGTCTGGCGGGACAACGCCGTGAACCGCCTGGTGTTCAAGGGCGGCGACGTCGCCGAACCCCTGGCGCCCTACGACCAGGGCGGCCGCAAGAAGTCCGGCACTCGCGTGCGCGTCTGGCCCGACGCCAAATATTTCGACAGCCCGAACATCCCGCTGGGCGAACTGACGCACCTGCTGCGCAGCAAGGCCGTGCTGCTGCCGGGCGTGAAGGTCACGCTGGTCAACGAGAAAACCGGGGACACCAAGACCTGGCAGTACCAGGACGGCCTGCGCGGCTACCTGGCCGAGGCCCTGGCCGGCGCGGAACTAATGGTGCCGTTCTTCGAAGGCGAACAGTACGCCGGCGCCGACCACGAGAACTTCGCCGAAGGCGAGGGCGCCCAATGGGTGGTGGCCTGGACCGAGGACGGCAACGCCGTGCGCGAGTCCTACGTCAACCTCATTCCCACGCCCGCGGGCGGCACCCATGAATCCGGGCTGCGCGAAGGCCTCTTCGGCGCGGTCAAGGGCTTTGCCGAGCTGCACAGCCTGCTGCCCAAGGGCGTGAAGCTGCTGCCCGAAGACGTGTTCGCCCGCGCCAGCTTCGTGTTGTCGGCCAAGGTGCTGGATCCGCAATTCCAGGGCCAGATCAAAGAGCGCCTGAACAGCCGCGACGCCGTGCGTCTGGTCGGCGGTTTCTCCAAGAGCGCGCTGGACCTGTGGCTGCACAGCAACGTCGAATATGGCAAGAAGCTGGCGGAGCTGGCCATCCGTCAGGCGCAGGCGCGCCAACGGTCGGCGCAAAAGGTCGAAAAGCGCAAGAGTTCCGGCGTGGCCGTGCTGCCCGGCAAGCTGACCGACTGCGAATCCAGCGACGCCACCCGCACCGAAGTGTTCCTGGTCGAGGGCGACTCGGCCGGCGGCTCGGCCAAGATGGGACGCGACAAGGAGTTCCAGGCCATCCTGCCGCTGCGCGGCAAGGTGCTGAACTCCTGGGAGGTCGATCGCGACCGTCTCTTCGCCAACAATGAAATCCACGACATCTCGGTCGCCATCGGCGTGGACCCCCACGGTCCCGGCGATACCCCCGACCTGTCCGGCCTGCGCTATGGCCGCATCTGCATCCTGTCCGACGCGGACGTCGACGGCTCGCACATCCAGGTGCTGCTGCTGACGCTCTTTTACAAGCACTTCCCCAAGCTGGTCGAGGCGGGCAACGTCTACGTCGCCAAGCCGCCGCTGTTCCGCCTGGACGTGCCGGCGCAGGGCAAGCGCCCCGCCCGCAAGATCTACTGTCTTGACGAAGGCGAACTCGAGGCCGCGCAGGACAAGCTGCGCAAGGAAGGCGTGCGCGAAGGCGCCTGGTCGGTCAGCCGGTTCAAGGGCCTGGGCGAAATGAATCCCGAGCAGCTCTGGGAAACCACCATGAACCCCGACACGCGCCGCCTGCTGCCGGTGGGCTACGGCGACCAGACACCCGACGACACCACCCGCATGTTCGACATGCTGATGGGCAAGGGCGAATCCTCGCAACGCCGCGCGTGGATCGAGGAAAAGGGCAACCTGGCGGAGCTCGACATCTGA
- the rho gene encoding transcription termination factor Rho: MHLNELKALHVSQLLEMAAGLEIENANRLRKQELMFAIMKRRAKQGEQIFGDGVLEVLPDGFGFLRSPETSYLASTDDIYISPSQIRRFNLHTGDSIEGEVRTPKDGERYFALVKVDKVNGVAPEAIKHRIMFENLTPLHPNRVIRLERDIKSEENLTGRILDVFAPIGMGQRGLIVASPKSGKTVMMQHIAHAITTNYPDAVMIVLLVDERPEEVTEMQRTVRGEVVASTFDEPATRHVQVAEMVIEKAKRLVEMKKDVVILLDSITRLARAYNTVVPASGKVLTGGVDANALQRPKRFFGAARNLEEGGSLTILGTALIETGSRMDEVIYEEFKGTGNSEVHLERRLAEKRVYPSINLNKSGTRREELLIAPDLLQKVWVLRKFIHDMDEVQSMEFILDKMRATKTNAEFFDMMKKK, encoded by the coding sequence ATGCACCTCAACGAACTGAAGGCGCTGCACGTCTCGCAGCTGCTCGAAATGGCCGCTGGCCTGGAAATCGAGAACGCCAACCGCCTGCGCAAGCAGGAACTGATGTTCGCCATCATGAAGCGGCGCGCCAAGCAAGGCGAGCAGATCTTCGGCGACGGCGTCCTGGAAGTCCTGCCCGACGGCTTCGGTTTCCTGCGCTCGCCGGAAACCTCGTATCTGGCCAGCACCGACGACATCTACATTTCTCCGTCGCAGATCCGCCGTTTCAACCTGCACACCGGCGACTCCATCGAAGGCGAAGTGCGCACCCCCAAGGATGGCGAGCGCTATTTCGCGCTGGTGAAGGTGGACAAGGTCAACGGCGTGGCGCCCGAGGCGATCAAGCATCGCATCATGTTCGAGAACCTGACGCCGCTGCACCCGAACCGCGTCATCCGCCTGGAACGCGACATCAAGAGCGAGGAAAACCTCACCGGCCGCATCCTCGACGTCTTCGCCCCCATCGGCATGGGCCAGCGCGGCCTGATCGTCGCCAGCCCCAAGTCCGGCAAGACGGTGATGATGCAGCACATCGCGCACGCCATCACCACCAATTACCCCGACGCGGTCATGATCGTCCTGCTGGTCGATGAGCGCCCCGAGGAAGTGACCGAAATGCAGCGCACGGTGCGCGGCGAAGTGGTGGCCTCCACCTTCGACGAGCCCGCCACCCGTCACGTGCAAGTGGCCGAAATGGTCATCGAAAAGGCCAAGCGCCTGGTCGAAATGAAGAAGGACGTCGTGATCCTGCTGGACTCGATCACCCGTCTGGCCCGCGCGTACAACACCGTCGTGCCGGCCTCCGGCAAGGTGCTGACCGGCGGCGTGGACGCCAACGCCCTGCAGCGCCCCAAGCGCTTCTTCGGCGCCGCGCGCAACCTGGAGGAAGGCGGCTCGCTGACCATCCTGGGCACCGCGCTGATCGAAACCGGCAGCCGCATGGATGAAGTCATCTATGAAGAATTCAAGGGCACCGGCAACTCCGAAGTCCACCTCGAGCGCCGCCTGGCCGAAAAGCGCGTCTACCCGTCCATCAACCTGAACAAGTCGGGCACCCGCCGCGAAGAGCTGCTGATCGCCCCCGACCTGCTCCAGAAGGTGTGGGTGCTGCGCAAGTTCATCCACGACATGGACGAAGTCCAGTCCATGGAGTTCATCCTGGACAAGATGCGCGCCACCAAGACCAATGCCGAATTCTTCGACATGATGAAGAAGAAGTAA
- a CDS encoding YcxB family protein → MTPSAPGQARMVVDLTADDYADFAAYVYKRPELRRRRYRSHLRFAILMIVALLAYLMWQTWDGKGPNWGLLLPVYFQGLAVGLGILALLALSYEYLLPGLVRMNTRRMLARQPDTLYLGRHELDFGPEGVTDTTATASGRMDWTDVRRVEETPEHLYVILGTLQGVIIPKRGQDATTLQAVRAQLRAHVADTQLMAASA, encoded by the coding sequence ATGACGCCGTCCGCGCCCGGGCAAGCCCGCATGGTCGTCGACCTGACCGCCGACGACTACGCGGATTTTGCCGCCTATGTGTACAAGCGGCCGGAACTGCGCCGCCGCCGTTACCGGTCCCATCTGCGCTTTGCGATCCTGATGATCGTGGCCCTGCTTGCCTACCTGATGTGGCAGACGTGGGACGGCAAGGGGCCCAATTGGGGCCTGCTGCTGCCCGTGTACTTCCAGGGGCTGGCGGTGGGGCTGGGCATCCTGGCCTTGCTGGCGCTGTCCTATGAATACCTGCTGCCCGGCCTCGTGAGGATGAACACGCGCCGCATGCTGGCCAGGCAGCCCGACACGCTGTATCTCGGCCGGCACGAGCTGGACTTCGGCCCCGAGGGCGTCACGGACACCACAGCCACCGCCTCCGGGCGCATGGACTGGACCGACGTGCGCCGGGTCGAGGAAACCCCGGAACACCTGTACGTCATCCTCGGCACCCTGCAGGGCGTGATCATTCCCAAGCGCGGGCAGGACGCCACCACGCTGCAGGCGGTGCGCGCCCAATTGCGCGCGCACGTCGCCGACACGCAGCTCATGGCCGCGTCCGCCTGA
- the trxA gene encoding thioredoxin TrxA, producing MSDQIKNVSDASFDADVLKSGQPVLVDYWAAWCGPCKMIAPILEEVATEYAGRLTIAKLNVDENQGTATKYGIRGIPTLMLFKDGQAAATKVGALSKSQLTAFLDGAL from the coding sequence ATGAGCGACCAAATCAAGAACGTCAGTGACGCGAGCTTCGATGCCGATGTGTTGAAATCCGGCCAGCCGGTGCTGGTGGACTACTGGGCTGCCTGGTGCGGCCCCTGCAAGATGATTGCCCCGATCCTGGAAGAAGTCGCCACCGAATACGCGGGTCGCCTGACGATCGCGAAACTGAACGTGGACGAAAACCAGGGCACGGCCACCAAGTACGGCATCCGCGGCATTCCTACCCTTATGCTCTTTAAAGACGGCCAGGCGGCCGCCACCAAGGTTGGCGCGCTGTCGAAGTCGCAACTCACCGCATTCCTGGACGGCGCGTTGTAA
- a CDS encoding YhdP family protein, producing the protein MLRSLFWAALIVYGVVAIGFLGVRYWVLPRVDQWRPQIEAYASQALGARVTIGAIDANWQGLNPRLDLASVQVHDDEAGPVLSLPSVSAVVAWRSILSLSPTLVRLRVERPELILRRDPSNHLWVAGQDIDLNTSDHASDLNHPGLRWLAAQRELLVRDATLRWQDELRQAPELTLDGVDLLVRNGNLSHRFVLQASAGAALAHKLELRGEFNRSLFATDAKKPANWSGQLFVQADDVEPLAWAHWVDVPPVAGRLAARAWWQFDHGKFTTVTSDVAMRGVSWTSGPDGPAVQGGSGQVRMSALPGDFVQIDGLPLARSAGAPDVAVKGALHQLRVTVPRVFETPTLLANDLELDARVKGPDPKSWFVDVAQLRVANDDLDVRLQGQWRREGKTAAGSADVRGTMVRGSMPAIHRYLPLEVNADAREWLATGLPAGQMHSAAITLKGDLDDFPFGAPDAAGEFVIVGGYSGAKVDYAPARPHSKGWPMLENLSGNFRIDKVSLSLDSAGGAVAHTGPGHTITLGTVKASIPDMENNSQLQLTGETAGPVAAYLALAANSPLGELLDGALDEAHGTGDWRMPLDLKVPLLHTDDAQVQGTIRFSDNSFTFMPEIPLLSQIHGDLEFSEKGVQTKGLRAQFLGGPVTILGALAKGSDVLRFDGTLTGEGLSQLSRAPSMSRFSGRAAYKGRLSYQKGGAIDISAESDLVGMAIDMPAPAGKSAKSAQPLKVQWAPAQDRGARDRRWLTANLGENVNALFERDPADRSASYFSRGALGIGRPASLPERGLSLNASLPELDMDGWEAVSDGFSVAPAKGRAPSKPILPQPERVSLAAGVLRASGYTLNDLTLYATRPAPAQWRVDLESRQAAGTLAWREASGAIAGQITARLKHLSFGGEGDANEADKALASGNDLSDIPAIDLQADRFLLYGKNLGVLQVTGTNLERGRHWRLDKLSITNDSAALNATGNWRLEGPDRGLAVDAALKLDNIGELMNRLGFQNVVSNGKGTVQGKATWRNLPWTHNIADVQGDVIVSLDNGRFMHVNSRTARLLELLSLQSLQRLARLDVNPTNLLRDGFPFDTIRGHVKVADGLLTTEGYKINGPVAAIVLAGGVNLIKERWDLKAVVIPNLDASGAAMVTALAVNPLIGLGAFVTQWLLKQPLARAMTMEYSVTGSWDDPRVEPIESSGKEPPKQTPRPADSMPRRMPEFIEH; encoded by the coding sequence GTGCTCCGCAGCCTGTTCTGGGCCGCGCTGATCGTATATGGCGTTGTCGCCATCGGGTTTCTGGGCGTGCGCTATTGGGTTCTCCCGCGGGTGGACCAATGGCGCCCTCAGATCGAAGCCTACGCCAGCCAGGCGTTGGGCGCCCGAGTTACGATCGGCGCGATCGACGCGAATTGGCAGGGGCTCAATCCCAGGCTCGATCTTGCCTCCGTCCAGGTCCACGACGACGAGGCCGGTCCGGTATTGAGCCTGCCGTCCGTGTCCGCGGTGGTGGCCTGGCGCAGCATTCTGTCGCTGTCGCCCACGCTGGTGCGCCTGCGGGTGGAAAGGCCGGAGCTGATCCTGCGGCGCGACCCATCCAATCATTTGTGGGTGGCCGGGCAGGACATCGACCTCAACACCAGCGACCATGCCTCCGACCTGAATCATCCCGGCCTGCGCTGGCTGGCGGCGCAGCGCGAGCTGCTGGTGCGCGACGCCACGCTGCGCTGGCAGGACGAATTGCGCCAGGCGCCCGAGCTGACGCTGGACGGCGTGGACCTTCTGGTGCGCAACGGCAATCTGTCGCACCGTTTCGTGCTGCAGGCATCGGCGGGCGCCGCGCTTGCCCACAAGCTGGAACTGCGCGGCGAATTCAACCGCAGCCTGTTCGCGACGGACGCCAAAAAGCCGGCCAACTGGAGCGGCCAGCTCTTTGTCCAGGCCGATGACGTGGAGCCGCTGGCCTGGGCACACTGGGTGGACGTGCCGCCGGTGGCCGGGCGGCTGGCCGCGCGGGCGTGGTGGCAGTTCGACCATGGCAAGTTCACCACGGTAACGAGCGACGTCGCGATGCGCGGCGTTTCCTGGACGTCCGGGCCGGACGGGCCCGCGGTCCAGGGCGGCTCGGGGCAGGTGCGGATGTCGGCGCTGCCCGGCGATTTCGTGCAGATCGATGGCCTGCCGCTGGCGCGCAGCGCGGGCGCGCCGGATGTCGCGGTCAAGGGGGCGCTGCATCAGTTGCGCGTGACGGTGCCGCGTGTTTTCGAAACGCCCACGCTGCTGGCGAACGACCTGGAGCTCGACGCCCGGGTCAAGGGCCCGGATCCGAAAAGCTGGTTCGTGGACGTGGCCCAGCTGCGCGTGGCCAACGACGACCTGGACGTGCGCCTGCAGGGCCAATGGCGCCGGGAAGGCAAGACCGCCGCCGGCAGCGCCGACGTACGCGGCACGATGGTCCGCGGCTCCATGCCGGCCATCCATCGCTATCTGCCGCTGGAGGTCAACGCGGATGCCCGGGAATGGCTGGCGACCGGGCTGCCGGCCGGGCAGATGCATTCGGCGGCGATCACCCTCAAGGGCGATCTGGACGACTTTCCGTTTGGCGCCCCGGACGCCGCGGGCGAATTCGTCATCGTCGGGGGCTACTCCGGCGCCAAGGTCGACTACGCGCCGGCCCGGCCGCACAGCAAGGGCTGGCCGATGCTGGAAAACCTGTCGGGCAATTTCCGCATCGACAAGGTGAGCCTGTCGCTGGACAGCGCGGGCGGCGCCGTGGCTCATACGGGTCCCGGTCACACCATCACGCTGGGCACCGTGAAGGCGTCCATTCCCGACATGGAAAACAACTCGCAGCTCCAGCTCACGGGCGAGACCGCGGGGCCGGTGGCGGCCTATCTGGCCCTGGCCGCGAATTCGCCGCTGGGCGAGCTGCTGGACGGCGCGCTGGACGAGGCGCACGGCACGGGCGACTGGCGCATGCCGCTGGATTTGAAGGTGCCGCTGCTGCATACGGACGACGCGCAGGTGCAGGGGACCATCAGGTTCTCGGACAATTCCTTCACCTTCATGCCCGAGATTCCGCTGCTCAGCCAGATCCACGGCGACCTGGAGTTTTCCGAAAAAGGGGTGCAGACCAAGGGCCTCCGGGCGCAATTCCTGGGCGGACCCGTCACCATCCTGGGCGCGCTGGCGAAGGGCTCGGACGTCCTGCGCTTTGACGGCACGTTGACGGGGGAGGGACTGTCGCAGTTGAGCCGGGCCCCCTCGATGTCGCGCTTTTCGGGCCGGGCGGCCTACAAGGGGCGGTTGAGCTACCAGAAGGGCGGCGCCATCGACATTTCGGCCGAATCCGACCTGGTGGGCATGGCGATCGACATGCCGGCGCCGGCGGGCAAGTCCGCCAAGTCCGCCCAGCCGCTGAAGGTGCAATGGGCGCCGGCGCAGGACCGCGGCGCGCGCGACCGGCGCTGGCTGACGGCCAACCTGGGCGAAAACGTGAACGCGCTGTTCGAACGGGATCCGGCCGATCGCTCGGCGTCCTATTTCTCGCGCGGCGCCCTGGGCATCGGGCGGCCGGCCAGCCTGCCGGAGCGCGGGCTGAGCCTGAATGCCAGCCTTCCGGAACTGGACATGGACGGATGGGAGGCGGTGTCGGACGGATTCAGCGTGGCGCCGGCCAAGGGCCGGGCCCCTTCCAAGCCGATCCTGCCGCAGCCGGAGCGCGTCAGCCTGGCGGCCGGCGTCCTGCGCGCCAGCGGCTACACGCTCAATGACCTGACGCTGTACGCGACGCGTCCCGCGCCGGCGCAGTGGCGCGTCGACCTGGAATCGCGCCAGGCGGCGGGCACGCTGGCGTGGCGGGAGGCGTCGGGCGCCATTGCGGGGCAGATCACCGCGCGCCTGAAGCACCTGTCGTTCGGCGGAGAGGGCGACGCCAATGAGGCCGACAAGGCGCTGGCGTCGGGCAATGACCTGTCGGACATTCCCGCCATCGACCTGCAGGCCGACCGATTCCTGCTGTATGGAAAGAATCTGGGCGTGCTGCAGGTGACCGGCACGAATCTCGAGCGCGGGCGGCATTGGCGGCTGGACAAGCTGTCCATCACCAATGATTCGGCGGCCTTGAACGCCACGGGCAATTGGCGCCTGGAAGGACCGGATCGCGGCTTGGCCGTCGACGCGGCCCTAAAGCTGGACAACATCGGCGAGCTCATGAACCGGCTCGGCTTCCAGAACGTCGTGTCCAACGGCAAGGGCACCGTCCAGGGCAAGGCGACCTGGCGCAACCTGCCCTGGACGCACAACATCGCGGACGTCCAGGGCGACGTGATCGTCAGCCTGGACAACGGCCGCTTCATGCACGTGAACTCGCGCACGGCGCGCCTGCTGGAATTGCTGTCGCTGCAATCGCTGCAACGGCTGGCGCGCCTGGACGTCAATCCCACCAACCTGCTGCGCGACGGGTTTCCCTTCGACACCATCCGCGGCCACGTCAAGGTGGCAGACGGCTTGCTGACCACCGAGGGCTACAAGATCAACGGGCCGGTCGCCGCCATCGTGCTGGCCGGTGGGGTGAACCTGATCAAGGAGCGCTGGGACCTCAAGGCGGTGGTCATCCCCAACCTGGATGCGAGCGGCGCGGCAATGGTGACCGCGCTGGCCGTCAATCCGCTGATCGGCCTGGGGGCTTTCGTGACGCAGTGGCTGCTCAAGCAGCCCCTCGCGCGCGCGATGACCATGGAATATTCCGTGACGGGCAGTTGGGACGACCCGCGCGTCGAGCCCATCGAAAGCTCAGGCAAGGAGCCGCCCAAGCAGACGCCGCGGCCGGCCGATTCGATGCCGCGCCGGATGCCGGAGTTCATCGAGCACTGA